One window of Burkholderia vietnamiensis LMG 10929 genomic DNA carries:
- a CDS encoding type II toxin-antitoxin system VapC family toxin — MPRYMLDTNMCIYLMKSQPEQVAKRFAQCYTGDVVMSAITCAELEYGVTACAAPARERRHLAALIEDIPVAPFDAAAAQAYGPVRDATRAWKKDHLDKLIAAHAVSLDVVLVTNDERDFTSYPGLRLENWLND; from the coding sequence ATGCCGCGCTACATGCTCGACACCAACATGTGCATCTACTTGATGAAGAGCCAGCCCGAGCAAGTGGCGAAGCGATTTGCGCAGTGCTACACGGGCGACGTCGTGATGTCGGCGATCACGTGTGCCGAGCTGGAGTACGGCGTCACCGCTTGCGCGGCGCCCGCGCGTGAGCGCCGCCATCTTGCGGCGCTGATCGAGGATATTCCCGTCGCGCCGTTCGACGCCGCGGCCGCGCAAGCATATGGGCCCGTGCGTGACGCAACGCGCGCATGGAAGAAGGATCATCTCGACAAACTGATCGCCGCTCATGCGGTGTCGCTCGATGTCGTGCTGGTGACGAATGACGAGCGCGATTTCACGAGCTATCCGGGATTGCGGCTGGAGAACTGGCTGAACGATTAG
- the vapB gene encoding type II toxin-antitoxin system VapB family antitoxin — MHTTRVFRNGNSQAVRIPADLAYERSDIELEIERIGDEIRIRPARRPLTQVLEKFAKFAPDFMAEGRGDHEQAEREGL; from the coding sequence ATGCATACCACGAGGGTATTTCGGAACGGCAATTCGCAGGCCGTGCGAATTCCTGCGGATCTCGCTTATGAGCGCAGCGATATCGAGCTCGAGATCGAGCGCATCGGCGACGAGATTCGCATCCGGCCGGCGCGACGGCCGTTGACGCAGGTGCTCGAGAAGTTCGCGAAGTTCGCGCCCGATTTCATGGCGGAAGGGCGTGGCGACCACGAGCAGGCCGAACGCGAGGGGTTGTGA
- the gcvH gene encoding glycine cleavage system protein GcvH, translated as MSNVPADLKYTDEHEWVRTEADGTLTVGITDHAQSTLGDIVFLELPQVGKSVNAGDAVGVVESVKAASDIYSPVSGEVVAINEEATDSPEGVNGDAYGVWLFKLKLADGASTDKLIDAAAYSKLID; from the coding sequence ATGAGCAACGTCCCGGCCGATCTGAAGTACACCGACGAACACGAGTGGGTCCGCACCGAGGCAGACGGCACGCTGACGGTCGGCATCACCGATCACGCGCAGAGCACGCTCGGCGACATCGTCTTCCTCGAGCTGCCGCAAGTCGGCAAGTCGGTGAATGCGGGCGACGCGGTGGGCGTCGTCGAATCGGTGAAGGCGGCATCCGACATCTACTCGCCAGTGTCCGGCGAAGTCGTCGCGATCAACGAAGAAGCGACCGATTCGCCCGAAGGCGTGAACGGCGACGCCTATGGCGTGTGGCTGTTCAAGCTGAAGCTCGCCGACGGCGCATCGACCGACAAGCTGATCGACGCCGCCGCGTACAGCAAGCTGATCGACTAA
- the gcvP gene encoding aminomethyl-transferring glycine dehydrogenase gives MKHEHPDRLMNRTPLSLAALETHDAFAERHIGPDAASQQAMLDTLGFASRAALIDAVIPASIRRAEALPLGPFAQPKSEAEALAALRALADKNQVFRSYIGQGYYDSHTPAVILRNVLENPAWYTAYTPYQPEISQGRLEALLNFQQMVVDLTGLAISNASLLDEATAAAEAMTLLQRTGKPKSNVFYVADDVLPQTLEVVRTRALPIGIEVKTGPAAEAAQAGAFGVLLQYPGVNGDVRDYRALTDAIHAAGGHVVVAADLLALTVLTPPGEWGADVAVGNTQRFGVPMGFGGPHAAYMAVRDEFKRQMPGRLVGVTVDAQGKPALRLALQTREQHIRREKATSNVCTAQALLAIMASMYAVYHGPHGLKTIALRVNRIAALLAAGVKQLGFTTVNDTFFDTLTIDAGARTAQLHAFANAKRINLRRVSDTQVGVSVDETTTRDDLADLLAVFAQAAGGTAPDVDALDAGLPGVAALPAGLERTSAYLTHHVFNRHHSETEMLRYLRSLSDKDLALDRSMIPLGSCTMKLNATSEMLPVTWPEFGRIHPFAPSEQTAGYREMIDQLEQMLVAATGYAAVSLQPNAGSQGEYAGLLVIHAYHASRGEAHRDVCLIPASAHGTNPASAHMAGMKVVVVACDAQGNVDIADLKAKAEQHANDLAAIMITYPSTHGVFEQNVREICEIVHAHGGQVYVDGANMNAMVGLTAPGQFGGDVSHLNLHKTFCIPHGGGGPGVGPVAVGPHLAKFLPNQRSTGYARGEEGIGAVSAAPYGSASILPISWMYIAMMGAKNLTAATETAILNANYIAKRLAPHYPVLYSGPGGLVAHECILDLRPIKETSGITVDDVAKRLMDYGFHAPTMSFPVPGTLMVEPTESESQEELDRFIAAMIAIREEIRAVEEGRADREDNPLRHAPHTAAVVTANEWPHAYSREQAAYPVASLVTNKYWPPVGRADNAYGDRNLFCSCVPMSEYA, from the coding sequence ATGAAGCACGAACACCCGGACCGCCTGATGAACCGCACGCCCCTCTCGCTCGCCGCGCTCGAAACGCACGACGCGTTCGCAGAACGCCACATCGGCCCCGATGCCGCCAGCCAGCAGGCCATGCTCGACACGCTCGGCTTCGCGTCGCGCGCCGCCCTGATCGACGCCGTGATCCCCGCGTCGATCCGCCGCGCCGAAGCGCTGCCGCTCGGCCCGTTCGCGCAGCCGAAGAGCGAGGCCGAAGCGCTCGCCGCGCTGCGCGCGCTCGCGGACAAGAACCAGGTGTTCCGCTCGTACATCGGCCAGGGCTATTACGACTCGCACACGCCGGCCGTGATCCTGCGTAACGTGCTCGAAAACCCGGCGTGGTACACGGCGTACACGCCGTACCAGCCCGAAATTTCCCAGGGCCGCCTCGAGGCGCTCCTGAACTTCCAGCAGATGGTCGTCGATCTGACCGGCCTCGCGATCTCGAACGCGTCGCTGCTCGACGAAGCAACGGCCGCGGCCGAAGCGATGACGCTGCTGCAACGCACCGGCAAGCCGAAGTCGAACGTGTTCTACGTGGCCGACGACGTGCTGCCGCAAACCCTCGAAGTAGTCCGCACGCGCGCGCTGCCGATCGGCATCGAAGTGAAGACCGGCCCGGCCGCCGAGGCTGCGCAGGCCGGCGCGTTCGGCGTGCTGCTCCAGTATCCAGGCGTGAACGGCGACGTGCGCGACTACCGCGCGCTCACCGACGCGATCCACGCGGCGGGTGGCCATGTCGTCGTCGCGGCCGACCTGCTCGCGCTGACCGTGCTGACGCCGCCCGGCGAATGGGGCGCGGACGTCGCGGTCGGCAACACGCAGCGCTTCGGCGTGCCGATGGGCTTCGGCGGCCCGCACGCCGCCTACATGGCCGTGCGCGACGAATTCAAGCGCCAGATGCCGGGCCGTCTCGTCGGCGTGACCGTCGACGCGCAGGGCAAGCCCGCGCTGCGCCTCGCGCTGCAGACGCGCGAACAGCACATCCGCCGCGAGAAGGCCACGTCGAACGTGTGTACCGCGCAGGCGCTGCTCGCGATCATGGCGAGCATGTACGCGGTCTATCACGGCCCGCACGGCCTGAAGACGATCGCGCTGCGCGTGAACCGCATCGCCGCACTGCTCGCCGCGGGCGTCAAGCAGCTCGGCTTCACGACCGTCAACGACACCTTCTTCGACACGCTGACGATCGACGCCGGCGCACGCACCGCGCAGCTCCACGCCTTCGCGAACGCGAAGCGCATCAACCTGCGCCGCGTCAGCGACACGCAAGTCGGCGTGTCGGTCGACGAAACGACGACCCGCGACGACCTCGCCGATCTGCTGGCCGTGTTCGCGCAGGCCGCGGGCGGCACCGCGCCGGACGTCGACGCGCTGGACGCGGGCCTGCCCGGCGTCGCCGCGCTGCCGGCCGGCCTCGAGCGCACGAGCGCGTACCTGACGCACCACGTGTTCAACCGCCACCATTCCGAAACCGAGATGCTGCGCTACCTGCGCAGCCTGTCGGACAAGGATCTCGCGCTCGACCGCTCGATGATTCCGCTCGGCTCGTGCACGATGAAGCTGAACGCGACGTCGGAAATGCTGCCGGTCACGTGGCCCGAGTTCGGCCGCATCCATCCGTTCGCGCCGTCCGAGCAGACGGCCGGCTACCGCGAGATGATCGACCAGCTCGAGCAGATGCTCGTCGCGGCCACCGGCTACGCGGCCGTGTCGCTGCAGCCGAACGCCGGCTCGCAGGGCGAGTACGCGGGGCTGCTGGTGATCCATGCGTACCACGCGTCGCGCGGCGAAGCGCATCGCGACGTCTGCCTGATCCCGGCGTCCGCGCACGGCACCAACCCGGCGTCCGCGCACATGGCCGGCATGAAGGTCGTGGTCGTCGCGTGCGACGCGCAGGGCAACGTCGACATCGCCGACCTGAAGGCGAAGGCCGAACAGCACGCGAACGACCTCGCGGCGATCATGATCACGTATCCGTCGACGCACGGCGTGTTCGAGCAGAACGTGCGCGAGATCTGCGAGATCGTCCATGCGCACGGCGGCCAGGTGTACGTCGACGGCGCGAACATGAACGCGATGGTCGGCCTCACCGCGCCGGGCCAGTTCGGCGGCGACGTGTCGCACCTGAACCTGCACAAGACCTTCTGCATCCCGCACGGCGGCGGCGGCCCGGGCGTCGGCCCGGTCGCGGTCGGCCCGCACCTCGCGAAGTTCCTGCCGAACCAGCGTTCGACCGGCTACGCGCGCGGCGAAGAGGGGATCGGCGCGGTGTCGGCCGCGCCGTACGGCTCCGCGTCGATCCTGCCGATCTCGTGGATGTACATCGCGATGATGGGCGCGAAGAACCTGACCGCCGCCACCGAGACGGCGATCCTCAACGCGAACTACATCGCGAAGCGCCTCGCGCCGCACTACCCGGTGCTGTATTCGGGCCCGGGCGGACTCGTCGCGCACGAGTGCATTCTCGACCTGCGGCCGATCAAGGAAACCAGCGGCATCACCGTCGACGACGTCGCGAAGCGCCTGATGGACTACGGCTTCCACGCGCCGACGATGAGCTTCCCGGTGCCCGGCACGCTGATGGTCGAGCCGACCGAATCGGAATCGCAGGAAGAACTCGACCGCTTCATCGCCGCGATGATCGCGATCCGCGAGGAAATCCGCGCCGTCGAGGAAGGCCGCGCCGACCGCGAGGACAACCCGCTGCGTCACGCGCCGCATACGGCAGCCGTCGTCACCGCGAACGAGTGGCCGCATGCGTACTCGCGCGAGCAGGCCGCGTATCCGGTCGCATCGCTCGTCACGAACAAGTACTGGCCGCCGGTCGGCCGCGCGGACAACGCATACGGCGACCGCAACCTGTTCTGCTCGTGCGTGCCGATGTCGGAATACGCATAA
- a CDS encoding oxidoreductase produces the protein MSSLLRIGLMGFGFAGATFHAPVIATSGRTEVTAIATGQPDRARAAYPGARIVPDLETLLRLDVIDCVVIATPNDTHFTLARQVLEAGRHVVVDKPVTLTADEALALARLANARSRLFAPFHNRRWDGDFLTVRRIVESGELGRLTYFTSHFDRFRPTPRTRWREEPARGGGLLLDLGPHLIDQALALFGLPETVSATVKTRRDNGTAPDFVHLMLGYPDKDVALHASALSAIEPARFTLHGTRGSYQKFGLDTQEDQLKAGLTPDDVEFGGGNPPGVLRTLEGEVEVERPVPTLDGQYAEFYRALAAAVHDGAPFPVTPQDAVDVMTIIELAAQSEHEGRRVPFVRRVV, from the coding sequence ATGTCGTCATTGCTCAGGATTGGTTTGATGGGTTTCGGTTTCGCCGGCGCGACGTTCCACGCGCCGGTGATCGCCACGAGCGGCCGCACCGAGGTCACCGCGATCGCAACGGGGCAACCCGATCGCGCGCGCGCCGCATATCCGGGCGCGCGCATCGTCCCCGACCTCGAAACGCTGCTGCGGCTGGACGTCATCGACTGCGTGGTGATCGCTACGCCGAACGACACGCACTTCACGCTCGCGCGCCAGGTTCTCGAAGCCGGCCGCCACGTGGTCGTCGACAAGCCGGTCACGCTGACCGCCGACGAAGCGCTCGCGCTCGCCCGGCTCGCCAACGCGCGCAGCCGCCTGTTCGCGCCGTTCCACAACCGCCGCTGGGACGGCGACTTCCTCACCGTGCGCCGGATCGTCGAATCGGGCGAGCTCGGCCGCCTCACCTACTTCACGTCGCACTTCGACCGTTTCCGCCCGACCCCGCGCACTCGCTGGCGCGAGGAGCCGGCCCGCGGCGGCGGCCTGCTGCTCGACCTCGGCCCGCATCTGATCGATCAGGCGCTCGCATTGTTCGGCCTGCCCGAGACGGTCAGCGCGACGGTCAAGACGCGCCGCGACAACGGCACGGCGCCCGACTTCGTACACCTGATGCTCGGCTACCCGGACAAGGACGTCGCGCTGCACGCGAGCGCGCTGTCGGCGATCGAGCCCGCGCGCTTCACGCTGCACGGCACGCGCGGCAGCTACCAGAAGTTCGGGCTCGACACGCAGGAGGACCAGCTGAAGGCCGGCCTCACGCCCGACGACGTCGAATTCGGCGGCGGCAACCCGCCCGGCGTGCTGCGCACGCTCGAAGGCGAGGTCGAGGTCGAGCGGCCGGTGCCGACGCTCGACGGCCAGTACGCGGAGTTCTACCGGGCGCTCGCCGCGGCCGTCCACGACGGCGCGCCGTTCCCCGTCACGCCGCAGGACGCCGTCGACGTGATGACCATCATCGAGCTTGCCGCGCAGAGCGAACACGAAGGCCGCCGCGTACCGTTCGTACGGCGCGTCGTCTGA
- the gcvT gene encoding glycine cleavage system aminomethyltransferase GcvT, whose translation MTALNHTPLNAAHRALNARMVDFGGWDMPVNYGSQIEEHEAVRTDAGMFDVSHMCVVDFTGSRVRAFFEHALANNVGKLKTPGKALYSCLLNPQGGVIDDLIVYYFTEDFFRVVVNAGTAEKDIAWFNQLNEQGGYGLTIAPRRDFAIVAVQGPNAREKVWATVPAARAATSELKPFNAAQVAGTPFGDLTVARTGYTGEDGFEVIVPAVHVVALWNALQQNGVRPCGLGARDTLRLEAGMNLYGQDMDETVSPLDAGLAWTVDLSAPREFVGRPALERDGTRAAFVGLILQKENGKAGGVLRAHQKVVTPHGEGEITSGTFSPSMQESIAFARVPAAVQLGDIVHVQIRDKQLPARVVKLPFVRNGKVLAA comes from the coding sequence ATGACTGCCCTGAATCACACCCCGCTCAACGCCGCGCACCGCGCGCTCAATGCCCGCATGGTCGACTTCGGCGGCTGGGACATGCCCGTCAACTACGGCTCGCAGATCGAAGAGCACGAAGCCGTGCGCACCGACGCCGGCATGTTCGACGTGTCGCACATGTGCGTCGTCGATTTCACCGGCAGCCGCGTGCGCGCGTTCTTCGAGCATGCGCTCGCGAACAACGTCGGCAAGCTCAAGACGCCCGGCAAGGCGCTCTACTCGTGCCTGCTCAATCCGCAAGGCGGCGTCATCGACGATCTGATCGTCTATTACTTCACCGAAGACTTCTTCCGCGTGGTGGTCAACGCCGGCACGGCCGAGAAAGACATCGCGTGGTTCAACCAGCTCAACGAACAAGGCGGATACGGCCTGACGATCGCGCCGCGCCGCGATTTCGCGATCGTGGCCGTCCAAGGCCCGAACGCCCGTGAAAAAGTCTGGGCCACCGTGCCCGCCGCGCGCGCCGCGACGAGCGAGCTCAAGCCGTTCAACGCCGCGCAGGTCGCCGGCACGCCGTTCGGCGATCTCACCGTCGCGCGCACCGGCTACACCGGCGAAGACGGCTTCGAAGTGATCGTCCCCGCCGTGCACGTCGTCGCGCTCTGGAACGCGCTGCAGCAAAACGGCGTGCGCCCGTGCGGGCTCGGCGCGCGCGACACGCTGCGCCTCGAGGCCGGCATGAACCTGTACGGCCAGGACATGGACGAAACCGTGTCCCCGCTCGACGCCGGCCTCGCATGGACGGTCGATCTCTCCGCCCCGCGCGAATTCGTCGGCCGCCCCGCGCTCGAGCGCGACGGCACGCGCGCCGCGTTCGTCGGCCTGATCCTGCAGAAGGAAAACGGCAAGGCGGGCGGCGTGCTGCGCGCGCACCAGAAAGTCGTCACGCCGCACGGCGAAGGCGAGATCACGAGCGGCACGTTCTCGCCGTCGATGCAGGAGTCGATCGCGTTCGCGCGCGTGCCGGCCGCCGTCCAGCTCGGCGACATCGTCCATGTGCAGATTCGAGACAAGCAACTTCCCGCGCGCGTGGTAAAACTGCCGTTCGTGCGCAACGGCAAGGTCCTCGCTGCGTAA
- a CDS encoding L-serine ammonia-lyase, whose amino-acid sequence MAVSVFDLFKIGIGPSSSHTVGPMRAALMFVQGLERDGLLDATAHVKVELYGSLGATGKGHGTDRGVMLGLLGDAPDTVDPDTIDARLEQIRTSKQLALLGRHPVPFVLKEHIAFYRQALPEHPNGMKLRAADAAGAVLAERTYLSVGGGFVVTAGAPNTKVLSAAEQMTHPFRTGAELLALAESTGKSIAQLMWENERAWHTEEQTRDGLLKIWAVMQSCVSRGCGIGNPNADGNLPGPFQVKRRAPQLYRALTGNPERALQDPLSMVDWINLYAIAVNEENAAGGRVVTAPTNGAAGIIPAVLHYYTRFTPGANEQGVIDFLLTAAAIGILYKLNASISGAEVGCQGEVGVACSMAAGALAAVLGGTPRQVENAAEIGMEHNLGLTCDPVGGMVQIPCIERNAMASVKAVNAARMALRGDGSHYVSLDSVIKTMRETGADMKTKYKETSRGGLAVNIVEC is encoded by the coding sequence ATGGCAGTCAGCGTGTTTGACCTCTTCAAGATCGGCATCGGCCCGTCCAGCTCGCATACGGTCGGCCCGATGCGCGCGGCGCTGATGTTCGTTCAGGGCCTGGAGCGCGACGGGCTGCTCGACGCGACCGCCCACGTGAAGGTCGAGCTGTACGGCTCGCTCGGGGCGACCGGCAAGGGCCACGGCACCGACCGCGGCGTGATGCTCGGGCTGCTCGGCGACGCGCCCGACACCGTCGATCCGGACACCATCGACGCGCGGCTCGAACAGATCCGCACGTCGAAGCAGCTCGCGCTGCTCGGCAGGCATCCTGTGCCGTTCGTGCTGAAGGAGCACATCGCGTTCTACCGGCAGGCGCTGCCGGAGCATCCGAACGGGATGAAACTGCGCGCCGCCGACGCGGCGGGCGCGGTGCTCGCCGAGCGCACCTATCTGTCGGTCGGCGGCGGCTTCGTCGTGACGGCCGGCGCGCCGAACACGAAGGTGCTGAGCGCGGCCGAGCAGATGACGCATCCGTTTCGCACCGGCGCCGAGTTGCTCGCGCTGGCCGAGTCGACCGGCAAGTCGATCGCGCAGCTGATGTGGGAAAACGAGCGCGCGTGGCACACCGAGGAACAGACGCGCGACGGGCTGCTGAAGATCTGGGCGGTGATGCAGTCGTGCGTGTCGCGCGGCTGCGGGATCGGCAACCCGAACGCCGACGGCAACCTGCCCGGCCCGTTCCAGGTCAAGCGCCGCGCGCCGCAGCTGTATCGCGCGCTGACCGGCAACCCCGAGCGCGCGCTGCAGGACCCGCTGTCGATGGTCGACTGGATCAACCTGTATGCGATCGCGGTCAACGAGGAGAACGCGGCCGGCGGCCGCGTCGTGACCGCGCCGACCAACGGCGCGGCCGGCATCATTCCCGCGGTGCTGCATTACTACACACGCTTCACGCCGGGCGCGAACGAACAGGGCGTGATCGACTTCCTGCTGACAGCCGCGGCGATCGGCATCCTGTACAAGCTCAACGCGTCGATTTCCGGCGCGGAAGTGGGCTGTCAGGGCGAAGTGGGCGTCGCGTGCTCGATGGCGGCCGGCGCGCTCGCCGCCGTGCTCGGCGGCACGCCGCGCCAGGTCGAGAACGCGGCCGAGATCGGGATGGAGCACAACCTCGGCCTCACCTGCGACCCGGTCGGCGGGATGGTGCAGATCCCGTGCATCGAGCGCAACGCGATGGCGTCGGTGAAGGCCGTCAACGCGGCGCGCATGGCGCTGCGCGGCGACGGCTCGCACTACGTGTCGCTCGATTCGGTGATCAAGACGATGCGCGAGACGGGCGCCGACATGAAGACGAAGTACAAGGAAACGTCGCGCGGCGGGCTGGCCGTGAACATCGTCGAGTGCTGA
- a CDS encoding tetratricopeptide repeat protein, whose product MGDTSARTSAAPSICHYRIPAAMHDTVIAAPEAELTRAAALHAAGSLQDAEQAFRNILESHPEHADTHHRLAIVLEQLNQRDTALQHFQAAVAAEPSQRRYWTACIDALARDGQTDMARELVAQARRHGIDALALELAQADVPSASAEDLTTVLAEFMSTLAVLLDKRQFAQAENIASQLTEWMPDVGLGWRALAVARIQQERHAEALVPLRKAASLMPDDADTQRDLAALEAHVTAILQAPQSAADAALPNAALCATLPGSRQFRHLAGGIVATIPILIPTFNNPTYTRRMVAQLQARGLRNIFIVDNASSAPDMLAFLDAAQDDATVVRLPHNAGPRDLFQSPANYARLPDIFCITDPDLALNEALPNEFLLELIDATEMFKVGKAGFALDISQPELMKQASVVCGDQRYTTIEWESRFWQHHVANTAAGDPIYNAPIDTTFAVYNKRYFRPEAHICGVRFAGRYTCKHLPWYKDTGLPEAEMQYYRDHQKWSNYLT is encoded by the coding sequence ATGGGCGACACGTCGGCGCGTACGTCCGCCGCCCCTTCCATCTGCCATTATCGAATTCCCGCCGCCATGCACGACACCGTCATCGCCGCCCCCGAAGCCGAACTGACTCGCGCAGCCGCACTTCATGCCGCCGGCTCGCTACAGGACGCGGAGCAGGCCTTTCGCAATATCCTTGAGTCGCATCCCGAACACGCCGACACGCATCATCGGCTCGCGATTGTGCTCGAACAACTGAACCAGCGCGACACCGCGCTGCAGCACTTCCAAGCAGCCGTGGCAGCTGAGCCTTCGCAACGGCGCTACTGGACCGCATGTATCGACGCACTCGCGCGCGACGGCCAGACCGACATGGCTCGCGAACTTGTGGCCCAGGCGCGCCGGCACGGCATCGATGCACTGGCACTCGAACTTGCGCAAGCCGACGTGCCGTCTGCATCCGCCGAGGATCTGACAACTGTGCTCGCCGAATTCATGAGCACGCTCGCGGTGCTGCTCGATAAGCGACAATTCGCACAGGCGGAAAACATTGCCAGCCAACTGACTGAGTGGATGCCGGATGTGGGCTTGGGCTGGCGAGCGCTGGCTGTCGCACGCATCCAGCAGGAACGCCACGCGGAGGCTCTGGTGCCGCTGCGCAAGGCAGCTTCGCTGATGCCGGACGATGCTGATACGCAGCGCGACCTCGCGGCACTCGAAGCACACGTGACGGCCATCCTGCAGGCCCCGCAGTCAGCCGCCGACGCTGCGCTGCCAAATGCCGCACTTTGCGCTACGTTGCCAGGGAGCCGCCAGTTCCGGCATCTCGCGGGAGGTATTGTCGCGACGATACCGATATTGATTCCGACCTTCAACAATCCGACCTATACGCGCCGGATGGTCGCCCAGCTCCAAGCTCGCGGCCTGCGCAACATCTTTATCGTCGACAACGCATCGAGCGCCCCGGACATGCTCGCATTCCTCGACGCGGCGCAGGATGACGCAACTGTCGTCCGCCTCCCTCACAATGCGGGCCCGCGTGACCTGTTTCAGTCGCCCGCCAACTACGCGCGCCTGCCGGACATTTTCTGCATCACGGACCCCGATCTCGCACTGAACGAGGCCCTGCCGAACGAGTTCCTGCTCGAATTGATCGACGCAACCGAAATGTTCAAGGTCGGCAAGGCTGGTTTCGCGCTCGATATCTCCCAGCCCGAGCTGATGAAACAGGCGTCCGTCGTCTGCGGTGACCAACGCTATACGACGATCGAATGGGAATCGCGCTTCTGGCAACATCATGTCGCCAACACTGCCGCCGGCGACCCAATCTACAACGCGCCGATTGATACCACGTTCGCGGTCTACAACAAGCGCTACTTCCGCCCGGAGGCACATATCTGCGGCGTTCGGTTCGCCGGTCGCTATACATGCAAGCACCTGCCCTGGTACAAGGACACCGGTCTGCCGGAGGCGGAAATGCAGTACTACCGCGACCATCAGAAGTGGTCGAACTATCTGACGTAA
- a CDS encoding alginate lyase family protein, with the protein MVRPMFPGHGATQDRPATRRSLPLLVASLSLVVAGLGTAGSARAAMNFCAAPALQASETTQAEPGVQALIRSVDARIGEQPKAMPRVHTEGTLPHEGIYDQSNDALKDMELMRDAALAWRVTNAPRYLQLVDRFLSAWVSTYEPSFNPIDETRFDSLIIAYDMTASALPVKTRNATAAFIAKLGAGYVAQIDAQKRPLTGTWRNNWQSHRIKLIALSAFTLGDRRMMNAAQRLFVEHLADNIGADGKTWDFDERDALHYTVYDLQPLVTAALAARRFNRNWLRERGTNGATLAAALDWLVPYARGEKTHDEFVHSAVPFDAKRREAGLPGYTGQWDPKNATELFHLAARLDGRYARVARQLSVMPPAWLAACLPLQAR; encoded by the coding sequence ATGGTGCGTCCGATGTTTCCGGGCCATGGTGCAACGCAGGACCGGCCGGCCACGCGCCGTTCGTTGCCGTTGCTCGTCGCGTCGCTGTCGCTCGTCGTTGCCGGCCTCGGTACGGCCGGCAGCGCGCGCGCGGCCATGAATTTCTGCGCGGCGCCCGCGTTGCAGGCGAGCGAGACGACGCAGGCCGAGCCGGGCGTGCAGGCGCTGATCCGCAGCGTCGACGCGCGCATCGGCGAACAGCCGAAGGCGATGCCGCGCGTGCATACCGAAGGCACGCTGCCGCATGAAGGCATCTACGACCAGAGCAACGACGCGCTGAAGGACATGGAGCTGATGCGCGACGCCGCGCTCGCGTGGCGGGTGACCAATGCGCCGCGCTACCTGCAGCTGGTCGACCGCTTCCTGTCCGCGTGGGTGTCGACCTACGAGCCGAGCTTCAATCCGATCGACGAGACGCGCTTCGACAGCCTGATCATCGCGTACGACATGACCGCCAGCGCGCTGCCGGTGAAGACCCGCAACGCGACCGCGGCGTTCATCGCGAAGCTCGGCGCGGGCTACGTCGCGCAGATCGACGCGCAGAAGCGTCCGCTCACCGGCACCTGGCGCAACAACTGGCAGAGCCACCGGATCAAGCTGATCGCGCTGTCGGCCTTCACGCTCGGCGACCGCCGGATGATGAACGCCGCGCAGCGGCTGTTCGTCGAACACCTCGCCGACAACATCGGCGCGGACGGCAAGACCTGGGACTTCGACGAGCGCGATGCGCTGCACTACACGGTGTACGACCTGCAGCCGCTGGTGACGGCCGCGCTCGCCGCACGCCGCTTCAACCGTAACTGGCTGCGCGAGCGCGGCACGAATGGCGCGACGCTCGCGGCCGCGCTCGACTGGCTCGTGCCGTATGCGCGCGGCGAGAAGACGCACGACGAATTCGTGCATTCGGCGGTGCCATTCGACGCGAAGCGCCGAGAAGCCGGGCTACCGGGCTACACGGGGCAGTGGGACCCGAAAAACGCCACCGAACTCTTTCATCTGGCCGCGCGGCTCGACGGGCGCTATGCCCGCGTCGCGCGGCAGCTCTCCGTCATGCCGCCCGCATGGCTGGCCGCGTGCCTGCCGCTGCAGGCGCGCTAG